The window GAAATACTGAATACGGAACAAATacgaaattaaagaaaacaatacaCAAATGCAACAGCAAAACTATGAAAGGGCGctaaggataaataaatataaagtcagTTAAAGGAAGAAAGCGGacgaaataacgataatacacaGAAGATAATCTTTAAGAAAATAGAATTTCCACTCTCTACAAAATAGAGTAACATGTGGACTAGATCAGTAATCTACGATTTATCGTGACAAATATCACCCAAGTGTTATTACTGCAATCGGCTATTAGCTTTTGCAACTGCATACGTTGAGAGCAATTGCGATTCTTTCTATCTACAGTATCATCTTTTCCAGTGTGTGAGTTCGATACAGAAGGGGATACGAGTGCATGCAAACCTAATGTTACGGCGCATTCTACTGTgtttgaacaaacaaataaaaccactTACCAGGAACATTATTGCATGACCTTTTACCCTTCAGGCCAGTCACTCATCGCTGCGAGTACACACGTTCATTTTGCAGTCTCACttgcgtacatacacatgtgctgcATTTCTAGTACACATTCGTACATATTCGTATTCAGGCAATCAGTCACACACGgggatgcatacataaacacacacaaaaaaactacgCACaccgcgcgggcacacacacacacacatagaggcacactaacacacaaacacaactacacatacacgcacacacacacacacacacacacacacacacacacacacacacacacacacacacacacacaccacacatcggCATGACAACGTGAGGATGGGGGAACGTGAGGGCGGAGGCTAAACATAGCTCGGATGTTTTTTTCCCGAGTAGATGGCCAAAACGCTATTTACTAAGGTAGACTGGggtaatgggaggagggagggaatgtggtagggggaggagggaggggatggggtaagggagggaatgtggtagggggaggagggaagggatggggtaaggggaggagggaggggattgagTACGGGGAGGAGGGAACACTGAAATGTGGAAATTAGTCAGACATAtgtaacaaaatatatgtatttacagtagGATGTGGCAAAAGTAtttcattgtattatcatcacattatgaacgtctttgtaaaaagaaaaagaaaaatcatataatatttcctattatatttaagtttttttatattatatatataatatctcagaCCCAAAGGACCGTTAAAGATACTAAGTGCTGAAAAAGTCAAAATAGATTTATtaaccacacttttttttttttttatcttttagtgtGCATATATTTGGATCAAATACGAAAATATCATATAACAAAGTATAACATATCACTTCAAAATATCAACAAATCATTATAGGATTCGTGAATATGAAACTTGTGAGGGtgaagatatataaagaaatgaatgaagtgaacgaatataatgatggtaatggaggTGAACGCAATAGCACAGTCATCACAAAGCAAAGAGCTTGCGACGCCGGCAGGGAAGCACCAGCAGGGGCGGCTACAGGCCGATGGACCAGCTCCTGGAGGCGGTGTCGGCGGCCCGGCTGAAGGACCAGGTCCTGGCCAGGCTCTTGCTGACGGGCTCTGCCTTGGAGGGCTTCGGCAGATGGATGTGCGTGGGCGCTGTGCCGAGGCGGTAGTAGTGGTGGCTGAGGCGGTCCTCGAGCACGCGGACCAGGCGGTAGCCTTGGCCGGCGTCGCCCAGCTGGGCCCCCACGGCGGACGTGACTACCTCCTCCAGGTCCTTGTAGAAGCCGCCGGCGTTGCGGTGGTAGTGGCCACAGAAGATGTACCTGACGCCGGCAGCGTGGAACTTCTCCAGCATGGCGGTCCGGAGGCCGATCTCCATGTTGAagtactccttctcctcctcgggGGAGCGCAGGAACAACGGGATGTGCTGGAACACCACGGCGTGCTGGGGCTTCTCTCGCCTCACCACCTCCAGCTGCTCCTCGAGCCACCGCTCCTGCTCGGCCGCCAGCGCCTCCGCCTGCGACGCGTCCTCGTAGTACTGGGAGTTGAGGACGATGAAGAACACGCCTCCGCACCAGAAGCTGAAGTAGTCGTCGCCGAAAGAGGTCTTCCACTGGGCTACGGTGGAGGGCGTGGGGGTGTTGCCGACGTCGTGGTTGCCGCACACGCACACCAGGGGGATGTCCAGCCCGGCGAAGACGCGCTTGAAGTCAACCTCCTGGCGGCGGCGCGCCTCGGGCTCGCTGTCCGGCA of the Penaeus chinensis breed Huanghai No. 1 chromosome 27, ASM1920278v2, whole genome shotgun sequence genome contains:
- the LOC125039531 gene encoding serine/threonine-protein phosphatase CPPED1-like, with protein sequence MVEENFAVLAKDRKFLPYYSDSQKEWKEPFFFIQAADTQFGMQEKYVEGKSSNYGWEQEMAWCRQMIADVNAMWPKPKFLVVCGDILDAMPDSEPEARRRQEVDFKRVFAGLDIPLVCVCGNHDVGNTPTPSTVAQWKTSFGDDYFSFWCGGVFFIVLNSQYYEDASQAEALAAEQERWLEEQLEVVRREKPQHAVVFQHIPLFLRSPEEEKEYFNMEIGLRTAMLEKFHAAGVRYIFCGHYHRNAGGFYKDLEEVVTSAVGAQLGDAGQGYRLVRVLEDRLSHHYYRLGTAPTHIHLPKPSKAEPVSKSLARTWSFSRAADTASRSWSIGL